A single genomic interval of Carassius auratus strain Wakin chromosome 30, ASM336829v1, whole genome shotgun sequence harbors:
- the LOC113049918 gene encoding eukaryotic initiation factor 4A-II-like, translating to INFIAHYFCHLLYLFVFTPLPASKYIKMFVLDEADEMLSRGFKDQIYEIFQKLTTSIQVVLLSATMPVEVLDVTTKFMREPIRILVKKEELTLEGIRQFYINVEKEEWKLDTLCDLYETLTITQAVIFINTRRKVDWLTEKMHARDFTVSALHGDMDQKDRDLIMREFRSGSSRVLITTDLLARGIDVQQVSLVINYDLPTNRENYIHRIGRGGRFGRKGVAINMVTEDDKRTLRDIETFYNTTVEEMPMNVADLI from the exons attaattttattgcacattatttctgtcatttactcTATCTTTTTGTGTTCACCCCTCTTCCAGCTTCTAAGTACATTAAAATGTTTGTGCTGGATGAAGCGGATGAGATGCTGAGTCGTGGTTTCAAGGACCAGATCTACGAGATTTTCCAGAAACTCACTACTAGCATACAG GTGGTGCTGCTGTCAGCCACCATGCCTGTGGAGGTGCTGGATGTCACTACCAAGTTTATGCGAGAACCAATCCGTATCCTGGTGAAGAAAGAGGAGCTCACCCTTGAGGGTATTCGTCAGTTCTACATCAACGTTGAAAAAGAG gAATGGAAGCTGGATACTCTCTGTGATCTCTACGAGACTCTAACCATCACTCAGGCAGTGATCTTCATTAACACACGCCGGAAAGTAGACTGGCTCACAGAGAAGATGCATGCCAGGGACTTCACTGTCTCAGCTCTG CATGGAGACATGGACCAAAAGGACCGTGACCTGATTATGAGGGAGTTTCGCTCTGGTTCTAGCCGTGTCCTTATTACCACAGATCTGCTG GCCAGAGGTATTGATGTCCAGCAGGTGTCTTTGGTGATCAACTATGACTTGCCAACCAACCGTGAGAATTACATTCATAG GATTGGTAGAGGAGGCCGTTTTGGCAGGAAAGGTGTAGCCATCAACATGGTGACAGAAGATGACAAGCGTACTCTGCGGGACATCGAGACCTTCTACAACACCACCGTAGAAGAGATGCCCATGAATGTGGCTGACTTGATCTAG
- the LOC113048766 gene encoding transcription factor Sox-19a, which yields MYSMLEHDMKSAVAPAHQSAQGMTQLNGGVTHGAAKPAVNNQQQSSDPMDKVKRPMNAFMVWSRGQRRKMAQENPKMHNSEISKRLGAEWKLLTDVEKRPFIDEAKRLRALHMKEYPDYKYKPRRKTKPMLKKDNPAAKYPLSAGNLLAAAAAQGSGGSPRMDSYGWGHTGGYTGMQTDALGYSQQLHRYDLSALQYPSAMATAQTYMNSANSYSPMSYSSTPQQPSPVMSMVKPDQVSHSPTGAHSHQRGPLQGDLRDMISMYIPGGDTTDSGAQRGYSNIQQHYLTGTAPLTHI from the exons ATGTACAGCATGCTGGAACACGATATGAAATCCGCCGTGGCACCGGCGCACCAAAGCGCGCAGGGAATGACCCAGCTGAACGGTGGAGTGACGCACGGAGCCGCCAAACCGGCTGTCAACAACCAACAACAGAGTAGCGATCCAATGGACAAAGTTAAGAGGCCCATGAACGCGTTCATGGTCTGGTCTCGGGGTCAGAGGCGCAAAATGGCACAGGAGAACCCCAAAATGCACAACTCTGAGATTAGCAAGCGCCTGGGCGCAGAGTGGAAGCTGCTGACGGACGTGGAGAAGCGCCCGTTTATTGACGAGGCCAAGCGGCTCCGCGCACTGCACATGAAGGAATACCCAGATTACAAATACAAACCCCGACGCAAGACGAAACCAATGCTGAAGAAGGACAACCCGGCTGCTAAGTATCCTCTATCAGCCGGCAACTTACTAGCGGCAGCCGCGGCTCAGGGATCAGGTGGAAGCCCGCGGATGGACAGCTATGGCTGGGGTCACACAGGTGGCTACACTGGCATGCAGACGGATGCTCTGGGCTACAGTCAGCAGCTGCACCGCTACGATCTGTCTGCCCTCCAGTATCCATCTGCCATGGCCACCGCACAGACTTACATGAATAGTGCCAACTCCTACAG CCCCATGTCCTACAGCAGCACCCCCCAGCAGCCCAGCCCGGTCATGTCCATGGTGAAACCAGACCAGGTGTCTCACTCTCCCACCGGAGCCCACAGCCACCAGCGGGGTCCTTTACAAGGAGACCTGAGGGACATGATTAGCATGTATATCCCTGGTGGAGACACCACAGACAGTGGAGCACAGAGGGGCTATTCCAACATCCAACAGCATTACCTCACCGGTACAGCACCTCTCACCCACATCTGA